In the Lepisosteus oculatus isolate fLepOcu1 chromosome 6, fLepOcu1.hap2, whole genome shotgun sequence genome, one interval contains:
- the med19b gene encoding mediator of RNA polymerase II transcription subunit 19-B isoform X1 produces MTEIFSLFGQSDSQGPPGSSTLGYGPGKQPGPPPQNQVSMAVQMPPQLGDEGPPLRKPAAMNEPFYLLRELPVGNELTGNTNLITHYNLEHAYNKFCGKKLKEKLSNFLPELPGMIDSPGSQDGSSLRSLIEKPPVCGNSFSPLTGALLTGFRLHTGPLPEQYRLMHIQPPKKKSKHKHRHHRPQDPLPPETPSDSDHKKKKKKRDDDPDRKKKKKDKKKKKNRHSPDHPGLAGSQPNSSNSLR; encoded by the exons ATGACGGAAATTTTCTCTTTGTTTGGACAAAGCGACTCTCAAGGTCCCCCCGGCTCCTCGACGCTGGGCTACGGGCCGGGTAAACAGCCGGGGCCGCCACCCCAGAATCAGGTGTCCATGGCGGTACAGATGCCACCACAGCTCGGGGATGAGGGGCCTCCTCTTCGGAAGCCCGCAGCGATGAATGagcctttttatttacttcGGGAACTTCCAG TGGGGAATGAACTGACTGGGAACACTAACCTGATCACCCATTATAACCTGGAGCACGCCTACAACAAGTTCTGTGGGAAGAAGTTGAAGGAGAAGCTCAGCAATTTCCTGCCTGAGTTGCCTG GGATGATTGACTCTCCAGGCTCTCAGGATGGTAGCTCTCTTCGCTCCCTTATTGAAAAGCCTCCGGTCTGTGGCAACTCCTTCAGCCCCCTCACTGGAGCCCTGCTCACCGGCTTCAGACTGCACACTGGCCCG CTGCCAGAGCAGTACAGACTGATGCACATCCAGCCACCAAAGAAGAAGAGCAAGCACAAGCACAGACACCACCGCCCCCAGGACCCCCTCCCGCCAG AGACGCCCTCCGACTCTGAccacaagaagaagaagaagaagagggatGACGATCCTGACcgcaagaagaagaagaaagataagaaaaagaagaag AATCGGCACAGCCCTGATCACCCTGGACTGGCTGGATCTCAGCCCAACAGCAGCAACAGCCTGAGATAG
- the med19b gene encoding mediator of RNA polymerase II transcription subunit 19-B isoform X2: protein MAVQMPPQLGDEGPPLRKPAAMNEPFYLLRELPVGNELTGNTNLITHYNLEHAYNKFCGKKLKEKLSNFLPELPGMIDSPGSQDGSSLRSLIEKPPVCGNSFSPLTGALLTGFRLHTGPLPEQYRLMHIQPPKKKSKHKHRHHRPQDPLPPETPSDSDHKKKKKKRDDDPDRKKKKKDKKKKKNRHSPDHPGLAGSQPNSSNSLR from the exons ATGGCGGTACAGATGCCACCACAGCTCGGGGATGAGGGGCCTCCTCTTCGGAAGCCCGCAGCGATGAATGagcctttttatttacttcGGGAACTTCCAG TGGGGAATGAACTGACTGGGAACACTAACCTGATCACCCATTATAACCTGGAGCACGCCTACAACAAGTTCTGTGGGAAGAAGTTGAAGGAGAAGCTCAGCAATTTCCTGCCTGAGTTGCCTG GGATGATTGACTCTCCAGGCTCTCAGGATGGTAGCTCTCTTCGCTCCCTTATTGAAAAGCCTCCGGTCTGTGGCAACTCCTTCAGCCCCCTCACTGGAGCCCTGCTCACCGGCTTCAGACTGCACACTGGCCCG CTGCCAGAGCAGTACAGACTGATGCACATCCAGCCACCAAAGAAGAAGAGCAAGCACAAGCACAGACACCACCGCCCCCAGGACCCCCTCCCGCCAG AGACGCCCTCCGACTCTGAccacaagaagaagaagaagaagagggatGACGATCCTGACcgcaagaagaagaagaaagataagaaaaagaagaag AATCGGCACAGCCCTGATCACCCTGGACTGGCTGGATCTCAGCCCAACAGCAGCAACAGCCTGAGATAG
- the tmx2b gene encoding thioredoxin-related transmembrane protein 2-B has translation MALLTPLLAFLYHLPRVYKWLLKPYYVASVFLSVIFLLVRKTPGICEHLSTTREDGNSCDFDWREVEILMFLSAIVMMKNRRAITVEQHVGNIFLFSKVANVILFFRLDIRMGLLYLTLCIVFLMTCKPPLYMGPEYIKYFSDKTIDEELQRDSRVTWIVEFFANWSPECQSFASVYADLSLKYNCAGLKFGKVDVGRYGEVSKKYKVSTSPLTKQLPSLVLFQGGKEVMRRPQIDKKGRAVSWSFTEENIIREFSLNELYQKSKKLSKNREEKQETQFPTVPEEGATETGEEGAETESKKDK, from the exons ATGGCGTTACTTACTCCCCTCCTGGCGTTTCTGTATCACCTTCCCCGGGTGTACAAGTGGCTGCTCAAGCCGTATTATGTGGCGTCAGTGTTTTTGTCGGTGATTTTCTTGCTGGTGCGAAAGACGCCGGGGATCTGTGAGCACTTGTCTACCACCAGAGAGGACGGCAACTCCTGCGATTTCGACTGG AGGGAAGTGGAGATCCTCATGTTCCTCAGTGCCATCGTGATGATGAAGAACCGGAGAGCCA TCACTGTGGAGCAGCACGTGGGGAACATCTTCCTGTTCAGTAAGGTGGCCAACGTCATCCTGTTCTTCAGACTGGACATCAGGATGGGCTTGCTGTACCTCACTTTGTGCATAG TCTTCCTGATGACATGTAAACCTCCTCTCTACATGGGACCCGAGTACATCAAATACTTCAGCGACAAGACCATTGAC GAGGAGCTGCAGAGAGACAGCCGGGTGACCTGGATCGTGGAGTTCTTCGCCAACTGGTCTCCGGAGTGCCAGTCTTTTGCCTCGGTCTACGCGGACCTGTCGCTCAA GTATAATTGTGCAGGATTGAAGTTTGGGAAAGTTGATGTTGGCCGATATGGAGAAGTATCAAAGAA GTATAAAGTCAGCACGTCTCCTCTGACAAAGCAGCTGCCCTCTCTCGTCCTGTTCCAGGGGGGGAAGGAGGTCATGAGGCGCCCCCAGATCGACAAGAAGGGGAGAGCCGTGTCCTGGAGCTTCACTGAG GAGAACATTATCCGGGAGTTCAGTCTGAATGAGCTGTaccagaaatccaagaaactGTCGAAGAACCGGGAGGAGAAGCAGGAGACGCAGTTCCCCACAGTGCCAGAGGAGGGCGCCACAGAGACAGGGGAAGAGGGGGCGGAGACTGAGAGCAAGAAGGACAAGTAG